The stretch of DNA GATCACCGGATGGGGCAGGACCGGTCCGTGGGCCGACCGGAAGGCCTACGACCTGCTGGTGCAGTGCGAGACCGGACTGGTCTCGCTGACCGGTACCCCCGACGACGTGGCGAAGGTCGGAGTGTCGGTCGCCGACATCGCGGCCGGAATGTACGGCTTCTCCGGGGTGCTCGCCGCGCTGTATCAACGTCAGGTCACCGGAGACGGCGCCGCGATCGAAGTGTCGCTGTTCGAGGCGCTCGCCGAATGGCTCGGGCAGCCCGCGCACTTCACCGCCGGTGCGGGACGTCAACCGGGGCGTTTCGGAGCGCAGCATGCGACGATCGCCCCCTACGGTCCGTTCACCGCAGGCGACGGCCACGTGTTCCTCCTGGCGATCCAGAACGAACCCGAGTGGCAGCGGCTCTGTGTGGACGTCTTCGACGACCCGGTCCTGGCAGCCGATCCGCGGTTCGCGACCAACACGCTTCGGGTGGCACATCGCGACGAGCTGAACACTCTGGTCGCCGAACGGTTCGACGCACGATCCACCGACGATCTCACCGACCTGCTCGGGCGTGCCCGCATCGCGTTCGCCGGAGTGAACACGGTGGCCGAGTTCCTCGATCATCCGGTCCTGCGCGGGCGTGATCGATGGCGTTCGGTGCAGACCTCTGCGGGCCCGGTAGACGCCCTCCTCCCGCCCCTGGCGATCGGTGACAGCGAAGCCCGCATGGACGCGGTGCCCGCACTCGGTCAGCACAGCGTCGACATCGCCGCGGAGTTCGGCGTCGACACGCAACAGATCGCCGAGATGCTCGCCGCAGGGACGCTGCAGGTCGACGGCGAAATGCCGACGGCATGATCGCTGCCCCGACCCCGACGGCGCATCGAGTGTCAATCTCGACCGGTGGAATCCCGGCCCGCTTGTCGAGGAGTACGTCCGCCACTTGCTCGTACGGTCGGCCTCGCACCAGCATCCCCGCTGACCAGCAGGAGATCGCGAGCGTGAGGTCGTGATTCTATGGCACTGGCTCCAATTCTGGAATCGCCTCCGAGTTGGCCTCGGACCGAACGGCGATCCGGAGAACGAACACTTCGGTCTGAGACGGTACCTGACGTGCCGTAGGGCGTGCCTCTTAACCTCTTGAGCCAGAGGACGATCGCCCGCTCTCACGAGCACCCCGCGCAATGGTTTCTCGTTGTGCGCGTCGTACCGAGTCACGGTAC from Gordonia humi encodes:
- a CDS encoding CoA transferase, with amino-acid sequence MLPLSGITVLSLEHAVAAPFATRQLADLGARVIKVERTGAGDFARAYDESVNGLASYFVWLNRSKESVSIDVKSDAGHDLLQRLADRADVVVQNLGPGAAERLGLGADDLRSRDPRKIVLSITGWGRTGPWADRKAYDLLVQCETGLVSLTGTPDDVAKVGVSVADIAAGMYGFSGVLAALYQRQVTGDGAAIEVSLFEALAEWLGQPAHFTAGAGRQPGRFGAQHATIAPYGPFTAGDGHVFLLAIQNEPEWQRLCVDVFDDPVLAADPRFATNTLRVAHRDELNTLVAERFDARSTDDLTDLLGRARIAFAGVNTVAEFLDHPVLRGRDRWRSVQTSAGPVDALLPPLAIGDSEARMDAVPALGQHSVDIAAEFGVDTQQIAEMLAAGTLQVDGEMPTA